GTGTCGGACGGTCGCCAGATCGTGGCCGAAGTTCCACAGGAGGTTCGGTGCGATAACGACGCCCAGGGCGCCGATCGCCGCCAGAAGCGCCCCCGGCCTCCATGCGCGCCGCGCGGACGGCGCCAGCGTCAGGTGCAAGGCGACGCCGACCAGCGCGTAGAGCGCCGCATACTTGGAAAGAAAGGCCAGGCCGAGGGCGGCCCCGGCCGCGGCGGCGTTGGTCAGTCGCGCTTCCGGTTGCTGTTGCCGGATGTAGGCCAGCAGGGCTGCGGCCAGGAAGAACAGCAAGGGCGCGTCGGTCGCCGCCACCAGGGCTGACAACTGGACCCCAGGCGCCAAGGCGTAGAGCGTCGCGGCGACCAAGCCAGTCGTCGGACCATAAAGTCGGCGGCCGATGAAGAAGGCCAACAGGGTCGCGCCAGCCTGGAACAGGCCGAAGGACAGCCTCACCCAGGGCTCCGAATCGCCGCCAAGCGCCGTCGTGGCGCGAATGGCCCAGGCGATCAGCGGCGGCTTTGAGAAGTAGCCGAAGGCAAGATCACGGGACCACGCCCAGTATTGGGCCTCGTCGGGGTACAGCTCCAAAGGAGTCGCAAACAGGGCGATCAAGCGGGCGGCGGCGAGGGCGATGATCAGCAACCAGACCAGGCGCAGCTCGCCTTCGCCGCTTTCTGCGGCGCCTGTCGCGGTGTTTTGCCCAGGCATAAGGCGTTGACGCATATCGGCTCCTTGGCCGCTGAGCCTATAGCTCAGGCAGACGATGCGTAAGACTGAGACCTTTTCGCCGCAGTGCAACACCGAGTGACGCCCCGTCACAAAACCATCACCAATGATGGCGGAATTTAGGTTTATAGAGGCCGCCAAGATGCGGGACGGCCCCACGATCCGGGGCGATGTGGGATGTTCCGCGTACTGCAGAGGGGTGCACCATGAAACTTTCCATCAGCCGCGCGCTTTGCGCGTCGACGGCGCTGGCCTCCGGCCTGCTGTTCGCACAGGGCGCACTGGCCCAATCGTCGGGGACGGCCGTCGTTGAAGAACTCGTCATCACGGCGAGCGGCGCGAAGAACTTCGACGGCGCGATCATCGCCGAGACCGAACCCAAATCGCGCGCCTCGATCGGCGCCGAGTTCATCAGCCGGCAGGCCCCGGGCCAGTCGGTGCTCGACACCATCAACCTGCTGCCAGGCGTCAACTTCAACAACAACGACGCCTACGGTTCATCGGGCGGCGACATCACCATCCGCGGCGTCGACAGCCAGCGTATCGCTCTGCTGCAGGATGGCATGCCCCTGAACGACAGCGGCAACTACGCCCTCTATTCGAGCCAGCTGCTCGAAAGCGATCTTGTCGAACGCGTGACCGTGAACCTCGGCACCACCGACGTGGACAGCCCGACGGCCGCGGCCGCCGGCGGCACCATCAACTACGTGACCAAGCGTGCGGCGGAAGACTTCGGCGTCCGCGCCGAGGTCGGTTTCGGCAGCAACGCCTACTCGCGTTACTACGGCACCATCGAATCTGGCCGCATCGGGCCGTTTGGCACCAAGATCTGGATCTCGGGCCTCTACACCCGCAACGACCTGTTCACGCCGCATGACTCGGATTTCGGGGCGGCTGGCCAGATCAAGAAGAAGCAGTTCAACGCCCGCATCGACCAGGAAGTCGGTTCGATCGGCGAGGTGAGCCTGATGGCCACCTACAACGAAGCGCGGAACAACTTCATCAACCGCTTCAACAAGGCGACCTACGACCGCCGCGGCGTCACCACGGCGAACCTGCCTGACACAAGCATGGTCGCCCCGAGCGTCTGCACGCGTCCGGCGCCGCGCACCGGGCTGGCCGACGTCGACAACTCGGCCGGCAATCCGTGCCCGACCAACTACTTCGACTTCAGCATCAACCCGTCCAACACGGGCAACATCCGCGGCCTGTCGAAGTGGAACCTGTCGGATCGCCTGACCTTCACCTTCGACCCTTCGTTCCAGTACACCCTGGCCAACGGCGGCGGCGTGCAGCTGATGAGCGAGCGTGACGCTCAGCTGCGCGGCCCGACGGCGGCGGTCGGCGTCGACCTGAACGGCGACACCGACACCTTGGACAGCGTCTACCTCTATCGTCCGAACACGACGAACACCCGCCGCTACGGCCTTACCTCGTCGCTGATCTTCAAGATCGACGACAATCAGAACGTCCGCGTCGCCTACACCTTCGACAAGGCCAAGCACCGCCAGACCGGCGACTTCGGCTACGTCGGCCAGGACGGCACGCCGCTTGATCCGTTCGCGGGCAAGGACGGCTACGGCGACGCCGTGGTCACCGCCGATGGCTCGAACCTTCGCCGTCGCGACCGCGCCTCAGTCGCCATGCTGAACCAGATCGCCGCCGAATACCGCGGCCGCTTCCTCGAAGACCGCCTGCAGTTCAACATCGGCGTCCGCGCGCCCTTCCTTAAGCGGGAGTTGAACAACTTCTGCTACCAGCAGAACACGTTCAACGCGTACTGCACCAACCAGACCCCGACACCGGTTCCGGGCACCAACGATGGCACCGGCCAGACCAAGGTCACGTTCCCACAGGCGTCCCTGAACTCGTCGGCGAGCCTGCAATACGGCCGCCCGCGGTCGTTCACGCGCAAATATGACGACGTGCTGCCCAACGTCGGCGCCTCCTATGAGTTCGCCACAGGCTGGACGGTCTTCGCAAGCTACGCCGAGACGCTGTCGGCGCCGCGTACGGACGACCTCTACGACCAGGTCCTGGTGGATCCGGGTCCGGAGAACACCAAGGCCTATGACCTGGGCCTGCGCTACAGCCAAGGCCCGTGGATCGCCTCCGTCTCGGTGTTCCGCAACGACTTCCAAAACCGCATTGAGCGCGTGCTGGACGAGCCCTCGGGCATCGCCTTCTCGCAGAATATCGGCGACGTCCGCTACACCGGCGTCGACGGCAGCGTCGGCTTCAAGCCGCTCGACACCCTGAGCGTCTACGCCTCGGCGTCCTACTTGAAGAGCGAGATACTCCAGAACATTCCGAACGCCACGGCGGGCGTCCTGGCGACCAAGGGCAAGGCGATCTATGAGATTCCGAAGCTTCAGGGGGGTGTTCGCGTCCAGTGGGATCCGATGGAAGCGCTCAGCCTGGGCGTCCAAGGCAAGTTCGTCGGCCGTCGCTTCACCAACCTGGTGAATACCGAAAGCTTCGACGACTACGCCCTGTGGGACGCCGACGTGCGCTTCAAGATGGACAGCTTCGGCCTGGAGAACACCTACCTCCAAGCCAACGTCCGGAACCTCTTTGACGAACGCTACCTCGGCGACATCTCGCCGAACCTGACCGGCACGGCCTTGGCCCAGCCGGGCTATCGTCGGACCTTCATCCTGACGCTGCACTACGAGTACTAGGACCTAGCGTCTGATCGAGTTGCGGGGGCGGTCTGCGGCGACGCAGGCCGCCCTTCGCATGTGCGGCGCCCGGCGCGAGGCTTGACGCACCGGGTGGCCGGGGCCATCTGCGCCCGTCGTCTGGAGGACCCATGAGCATCATTGTTCCCGCCGAGTGGGCGCCTCACAAGGCGATGTGGCTGGGCTTCCCAAGCCACGGCGAGCTTTGGCAAGACAACCTTGAGCCCGCCCAGGCTGAGGTCGCTGCTCTGGCGCGCGCCTTGGCCGGGCCTGGCGGCGAACAGGTGCGGCTGATGACCGGCTCCGTCGAGGGCGAGGCCGCGGCGCGGCGGCTGCTGAGCGAGGTGGCCAACATCCAGATCATGCCGGGCCGGTTCGGCGACATCTGGCTGCGCGACACCGGGCCGATCTTCGCGCTGCACGGGGATCAGCCCGCGGCCATGGGCTTCACCTTCAACGGCTGGGGTGGCAAGTACGAGCTTGAGCACGACGATGAGGTGGCCAGCCAGATCGCCGACGCAGCCGGCGTGCTGCTGCGCCGCCATGACTTCATCCTCGAAGGCGGGGCCGTCGACCACGACGGGGAAGGGACGGTCCTTACTACCGGCCAGTGCGTGCTGAACCGCAACCGCAACGCCGGGTGGACGCCGCAGGACGCTGAGACTGCGCTCGCTGAGAGCCTGGGCGCGAAGAAGGTGCTCTGGCTGGGCGAGGGTCTGATGAACGATCACACCGACGGCCATGTCGACAACCTGGCGCGCTTCGTCGCGCCCGGCCTCGTCGCCGCGCCGATAGGCTGGGGCAAGGGCGATCCCAATGTGGAGGTCTATGACGACGCCGCGCGACGCCTGTCCGAAATGACCGACGCCGCCGGACGCGCGCTGAAGGTCATGCGCATTCCGTCACCAGGCTGGGTTGAGGGCGATGACCGCCGGGCCGCGCCGGCTAGCCACATGAACTTCCTGATCGCCAACCGCGCCGTCGTCTGCCCGCTGTACACGGACAAGGCCGCCGGAAACTTCGCCCTTAAGGCGCTGGAAGCCCTGTTCCCTGACCGCCAGGTGATCGGCCTGTCGTCGAACGCCATCCTGTCGGGCGGCGGCTCTTTCCACTGCATCACACAGCAGGAGCCCGCCTGATGGCCCGGACCCTGACCCTGGCTGCGATCCAGGCGTCCTATGGCGACGACATGGCGGCCAACATCGCCAAGACCGCCGACCTAATTCGCGAAGCGGCCGCCGCGGGCGCCCAGGTGATCTTGCCCCCCGAGCTGTTCCAGGGCCCCTATTTCTGCGTCGCCCAGGAGGAGCGGTGGTTCGCCACCGCCTTCCCTTGGCGTGAACATCCGGCTGTCAGGGCGCTCGCCCCGCTGGCGGGCGAACTGGGCGTGGCCATCCCCATTTCGATCTTCGAGCGCGAGGGACCGCACTACTTCAACAGCCTGGTTATGGCTGATGCGGACGGATCGCTCCTCGGGGTCTACCGCAAGAGCCATATCCCCGACGGCCCGGGCTATATGGAGAAGTACTACTTCCGCCCCGGCGACACCGGCTTCCGGGTCTGGGACACCCGATTCGGCCGCGTCGGGGTCGGCGTCTGCTGGGATCAGTGGTATCCGGAAGCCGCCCGCGCCA
This is a stretch of genomic DNA from Phenylobacterium immobile (ATCC 35973). It encodes these proteins:
- a CDS encoding TonB-dependent receptor domain-containing protein, encoding MKLSISRALCASTALASGLLFAQGALAQSSGTAVVEELVITASGAKNFDGAIIAETEPKSRASIGAEFISRQAPGQSVLDTINLLPGVNFNNNDAYGSSGGDITIRGVDSQRIALLQDGMPLNDSGNYALYSSQLLESDLVERVTVNLGTTDVDSPTAAAAGGTINYVTKRAAEDFGVRAEVGFGSNAYSRYYGTIESGRIGPFGTKIWISGLYTRNDLFTPHDSDFGAAGQIKKKQFNARIDQEVGSIGEVSLMATYNEARNNFINRFNKATYDRRGVTTANLPDTSMVAPSVCTRPAPRTGLADVDNSAGNPCPTNYFDFSINPSNTGNIRGLSKWNLSDRLTFTFDPSFQYTLANGGGVQLMSERDAQLRGPTAAVGVDLNGDTDTLDSVYLYRPNTTNTRRYGLTSSLIFKIDDNQNVRVAYTFDKAKHRQTGDFGYVGQDGTPLDPFAGKDGYGDAVVTADGSNLRRRDRASVAMLNQIAAEYRGRFLEDRLQFNIGVRAPFLKRELNNFCYQQNTFNAYCTNQTPTPVPGTNDGTGQTKVTFPQASLNSSASLQYGRPRSFTRKYDDVLPNVGASYEFATGWTVFASYAETLSAPRTDDLYDQVLVDPGPENTKAYDLGLRYSQGPWIASVSVFRNDFQNRIERVLDEPSGIAFSQNIGDVRYTGVDGSVGFKPLDTLSVYASASYLKSEILQNIPNATAGVLATKGKAIYEIPKLQGGVRVQWDPMEALSLGVQGKFVGRRFTNLVNTESFDDYALWDADVRFKMDSFGLENTYLQANVRNLFDERYLGDISPNLTGTALAQPGYRRTFILTLHYEY
- a CDS encoding agmatine deiminase family protein, whose product is MSIIVPAEWAPHKAMWLGFPSHGELWQDNLEPAQAEVAALARALAGPGGEQVRLMTGSVEGEAAARRLLSEVANIQIMPGRFGDIWLRDTGPIFALHGDQPAAMGFTFNGWGGKYELEHDDEVASQIADAAGVLLRRHDFILEGGAVDHDGEGTVLTTGQCVLNRNRNAGWTPQDAETALAESLGAKKVLWLGEGLMNDHTDGHVDNLARFVAPGLVAAPIGWGKGDPNVEVYDDAARRLSEMTDAAGRALKVMRIPSPGWVEGDDRRAAPASHMNFLIANRAVVCPLYTDKAAGNFALKALEALFPDRQVIGLSSNAILSGGGSFHCITQQEPA
- the aguB gene encoding N-carbamoylputrescine amidase, with the translated sequence MARTLTLAAIQASYGDDMAANIAKTADLIREAAAAGAQVILPPELFQGPYFCVAQEERWFATAFPWREHPAVRALAPLAGELGVAIPISIFEREGPHYFNSLVMADADGSLLGVYRKSHIPDGPGYMEKYYFRPGDTGFRVWDTRFGRVGVGVCWDQWYPEAARAMALMGAEALLYPTAIGSEPHDATLDTAAPWRRAMQGHAVSNVIPVVGANRTGFEAWDGYPNGGQLFYGSSFISDHRGDLVAAFGREDEGVISTTVDLDFLQTHRAAWGFFRDRRPDLYGALAQPRPA